Proteins encoded in a region of the Candidatus Nanopelagicales bacterium genome:
- a CDS encoding YihY/virulence factor BrkB family protein has product MASSDTSFLDRVDNFQQSHAVVALPVAVYKKFSEDEGGRLASLISYHAFLSVFPLLLVLTTVLSNQLGPDSELSRKIVTTAGGTFLAVGDQGAITPLQVSGWALAIGVLIGMWNGLAVSNSMQWAMNVVQEVPKTEWPGLVPRVGRNIGLILVVGLGLTLTTVALGFGVALSGGWVTVVVSYAVVFLLDLALIGLAFRIATVSVISWRQVLPGAALAAAAWLILQAIGNTLLTQRVSGAQQTYGPFAVIVGLLFWFYLLAQITLYCAELNSVLARRLWPRGLRSVLSSQAHTEADVRAYKSYPRRENQAHNATVHVGVEPIDSNESTAKDVPTK; this is encoded by the coding sequence GTGGCCAGTTCTGACACCAGCTTCTTAGATCGCGTCGACAATTTCCAGCAGTCGCACGCGGTGGTGGCGCTGCCCGTGGCGGTCTATAAGAAGTTCAGCGAGGACGAGGGTGGTCGGCTGGCTTCGCTCATCTCCTACCACGCCTTTCTGTCGGTCTTCCCGTTACTCCTGGTGCTCACGACGGTCTTGTCTAATCAGCTCGGTCCCGACAGCGAACTGAGCCGGAAGATCGTGACCACGGCTGGCGGAACGTTCCTGGCCGTCGGGGATCAAGGTGCCATCACGCCCTTGCAAGTATCAGGTTGGGCGTTGGCAATCGGCGTGCTCATCGGCATGTGGAATGGACTGGCTGTCAGCAACAGCATGCAATGGGCGATGAATGTGGTGCAGGAGGTGCCCAAGACCGAATGGCCTGGCCTGGTGCCTCGGGTAGGGCGGAACATCGGTCTGATTCTGGTGGTGGGGCTCGGCCTCACCCTCACGACCGTCGCGCTCGGATTCGGCGTTGCGCTCAGTGGCGGCTGGGTTACTGTTGTGGTTTCCTACGCTGTGGTCTTTCTGCTCGACCTCGCGTTGATAGGCCTGGCATTCCGGATCGCCACCGTCTCGGTGATTAGTTGGCGGCAAGTGTTGCCCGGTGCCGCGCTGGCGGCAGCCGCTTGGTTGATCCTCCAGGCGATCGGCAACACCCTGCTAACGCAGAGGGTCAGCGGTGCGCAGCAGACCTACGGACCGTTCGCGGTCATTGTGGGGCTGCTCTTCTGGTTCTACCTCCTTGCCCAAATCACTTTGTATTGCGCGGAACTGAACAGTGTCCTGGCTCGCCGTCTGTGGCCACGCGGACTGCGAAGCGTGCTCAGTTCCCAGGCACATACGGAGGCCGATGTGCGTGCGTACAAGTCATACCCGAGACGCGAGAACCAGGCGCACAATGCGACCGTCCACGTCGGGGTCGAACCCATCGACAGCAACGAATCAACAGCAAAGGATGTGCCAACAAAATGA
- a CDS encoding CDGSH iron-sulfur domain-containing protein: MECPGGPVLMRRDDGPDPDGIFNGRPLVAICRCGKSKLFPLCDATHKFLQRRDRRE, from the coding sequence ATGGAGTGCCCCGGCGGACCGGTGCTGATGCGCCGTGACGACGGACCCGATCCCGATGGGATCTTCAACGGGCGTCCACTGGTCGCCATCTGCCGTTGCGGTAAGTCGAAGCTCTTCCCCCTGTGCGACGCGACCCACAAGTTCCTCCAGCGGCGCGACCGCCGCGAGTAG
- a CDS encoding CsbD family protein yields MGIVDKAKNTAEDALGKAKEAAGDAVGNDSLKHEGQKEQSKSEMKDAGENVKDAGHNVKDAVTGD; encoded by the coding sequence GTGGGAATCGTTGACAAGGCAAAGAACACTGCTGAAGACGCCCTTGGTAAGGCCAAAGAGGCAGCTGGCGACGCAGTCGGCAACGACAGCCTGAAGCACGAAGGCCAGAAGGAACAGTCCAAGAGCGAGATGAAGGACGCTGGCGAGAACGTCAAGGACGCTGGCCACAACGTCAAGGACGCAGTGACTGGCGACTAG
- a CDS encoding Rho termination factor has protein sequence MPNPQIKDEEQYQALRREGASKEKAARISNASAASSRSKVGQRGGASHKYEDWTREALYDRAKEIGIDGRSSMDKAELISALRNH, from the coding sequence ATGCCTAATCCGCAAATCAAAGACGAAGAGCAGTACCAGGCCCTGCGCAGGGAGGGTGCCAGCAAAGAGAAGGCGGCCCGAATTTCGAACGCATCAGCTGCGTCGTCGCGGTCCAAGGTGGGCCAGCGCGGCGGTGCATCGCACAAGTACGAGGATTGGACGCGGGAGGCGCTGTACGACCGGGCCAAGGAGATCGGCATAGATGGCCGTTCGTCGATGGACAAGGCCGAGTTGATCAGTGCGCTGCGTAATCACTGA
- a CDS encoding iron-containing redox enzyme family protein, whose product MIGSTKRRPRWGSAALPIPRGAISRYVVTMLRDEQPDEAGLHLALAGLPSGEALLNHDDAQLALNSLHELHFRGFRGVSDDHEWQAELVLLRIQLEAALEAALREVVDCPQLPTTEELPDFLFDMTAPSAGPSLSKYLARRASLAEFTEFLIHRCAYHSKEADPYTWAIPRLAGEAKSAMVSVQADEYGNGRINMMHSELFMQTLREVGLSDDYGTYIDRIPAPALVAVNTVNMFGLSRKFRGALAGHLSALEMTSSIPNRNYGNGLRRLGFSANATQFFDEHVEADAIHEQLAVCGLCAGLARQEPDQLPLIVFGVSTYLTLENRLADWLLGAWTDGRSSLRAVA is encoded by the coding sequence ATGATCGGCTCCACCAAGCGCCGACCGCGATGGGGCAGCGCTGCGCTGCCGATTCCACGGGGCGCAATCAGTCGCTACGTAGTCACGATGCTGCGGGACGAGCAGCCTGACGAAGCCGGGTTGCACCTTGCTTTGGCTGGCCTGCCGTCCGGCGAGGCTCTGCTGAATCATGACGACGCCCAACTGGCACTCAACAGCCTGCACGAATTGCACTTTCGAGGCTTCCGCGGCGTGTCGGACGACCACGAGTGGCAAGCCGAATTGGTCCTTCTCCGCATCCAACTTGAGGCGGCATTGGAGGCGGCGCTGCGAGAAGTCGTCGACTGCCCGCAGCTGCCAACTACCGAAGAGTTGCCGGACTTTCTGTTCGACATGACTGCCCCTTCGGCGGGACCAAGCCTGTCAAAGTACCTGGCGCGGCGGGCGAGCCTGGCTGAGTTCACCGAGTTCCTGATCCATCGCTGCGCCTACCACTCGAAAGAGGCCGATCCCTACACCTGGGCGATTCCGCGATTAGCCGGCGAAGCCAAGTCGGCGATGGTTTCGGTTCAAGCTGACGAGTATGGCAACGGCCGCATCAACATGATGCACTCGGAACTGTTCATGCAGACCCTGCGAGAAGTCGGGCTGAGTGACGATTACGGGACTTACATCGATCGGATCCCGGCCCCGGCTCTGGTCGCCGTGAATACCGTCAACATGTTCGGGCTTTCCCGCAAATTCCGAGGCGCGTTGGCGGGTCATCTGTCGGCACTGGAAATGACCTCCTCGATCCCGAACCGCAACTATGGCAATGGACTGCGCCGGCTGGGGTTCTCCGCAAATGCCACCCAGTTCTTCGACGAGCACGTCGAAGCGGATGCGATCCACGAGCAACTCGCAGTCTGCGGTCTATGCGCGGGCCTGGCCAGACAAGAACCCGACCAGCTTCCGCTGATCGTCTTCGGTGTCAGTACGTACTTGACGCTTGAGAACCGCCTGGCCGACTGGTTGCTCGGCGCGTGGACCGACGGTCGTAGCTCGCTGCGGGCGGTGGCGTAA